Proteins encoded within one genomic window of Misgurnus anguillicaudatus chromosome 18, ASM2758022v2, whole genome shotgun sequence:
- the LOC129429207 gene encoding uncharacterized protein — MISGTQFHSFNSGKSGLWMLGRSGPDWQDAGVKIIPEEPRVATSEETSSLKPPSAPPNAAFPTKNDLWYTVPKLQLGEERDVDVRPKWARLAGFPEEPRVATSEETSSLKLPSAPPNAAFPTKNDLWYTVPKLQLGEERDVDVRPKWARLAGFPEEPRVAALPSTAPASAPVPEEPRVATSEETSSLKLPSAPPNAAFPTKNDLWYTVPLCTTDKKDVDSDLYHHKREDIMETETSLSERAETLVFDLVRLSGSGSVSAEFQFKVGLTLVRFAETSRLACRLARETMDRWIFRLQREGRWGRKLKDLSRFIVRFPTVFASPSDLDQEDFPMEDLSLDEENEDHPLPVPVVAPVPEEPRVAALPSPAPVSAPVPEEPRFAALPSPAPVSAPVPEEPRVAALPSPAPVSAPVPEGPRVSALHSPAPVSAPVPEEPWVVALPSPAPVSAPVPVEPRVATLHSPAPVSAPVPEELRVAALRSPAPVSAPVPVEPRVAALPSPAPVSAPFPEEPRVAALPSPAPVSAPVPEEPRVAALPSPDPVSAPFPEEPRVAALPSPAPVSAPFPEEPRVAALPSPMSAQVQVHFYQSHKHKYWQFYCKKKVLYSCFKLLFVLFTAK, encoded by the exons ATGATCTCTGGTACACAGTTCCACAGCTTCAATTCGGGGAAGAGCGGGCTGTGGATGTTAGGCCGAAGTGGGCCAGACTGGCAGGATGCGGGAGTGAAAATCA tccctgaggagcctcgggttgcgacATCCGAGGAGACATCATCTCTGAAGCCACCATCAGCTCCTCCAAATG CAGCTTTTCCAACTAAGAATGATCTCTGGTACACAGTTCCAAAGCTTCAATTAGGGGAAGAGCGGGATGTGGATGTTAGGCCGAAGTGGGCCAGACTGGCAGGAT tccctgaggagcctcgggttgcgacATCCGAGGAGACATCATCTCTGAAGCTGCCATCAGCTCCTCCAAACG CAGCTTTTCCAACTAAGAATGATCTCTGGTACACAGTTCCAAAGCTTCAATTAGGGGAAGAGCGGGATGTGGATGTTAGGCCGAAGTGGGCCAGACTGGCAGGAT tccctgaggagcctcgggttgcggccctacCCTCAACTGCTCCTgcgtctgctccagtccctgaggagcctcgggttgcgacATCCGAGGAGACATCATCTCTGAAGCTGCCATCAGCTCCTCCAAACG CAGCTTTTCCAACTAAGAATGATCTCTGGTACACAGTTCCACTGTGTACCACAGATAAAAAGGATGTGGACTCTGATCTCTATCATCACAAAAGG GAGGATATCATGGAGACAGAGACTAGTCTCTCTGAAAGGGCGGAGACTTTAGTTTTCGATTTAGTGCGTTTGTCTGGTAGCGGAAGTGTGTCTGCAGAATTCCA ATTTAAGGTAGGGCTTACCCTGGTTAGGTTTGCCGAAACCTCACGGTTGGCTTGCAGACTGGCAAGAGAGACGATGGACAGGTGGATTTTTCGTCTCCAAAGAGAAGGGCGGTGGGGTAGGAAGCTAAAGGACCTCTCCAGGTTTATCGTAAG ATTTCCCACCGTATTTGCGAGTCCATCTGATTTAGATCAAGAGGACTTTCCAATGGAGGACCTCTCCTTGGATGAAGAGAATGAGGACCACCCCTTACCTGTTCCTGTGgttgctccagtccctgaggagcctcgggttgcggccctcccctcacctgctcctgtgtctgctccagtccctgaggagcctcggtttgcggccctcccctcacctgctcctgtgtctgctccagtccctgaggagcctcgggttgcggccctcccctcacctgctcctgtgtctgctccagtccctgaggggCCTCGGGTTTCGGCCCTCcactcacctgctcctgtgtctgctccagtccctgaggagccttgGGTTgtggccctcccctcacctgctcctgtgtctgctccagtccctgtggagcctcgggttgcgacCCTCcactcacctgctcctgtgtctgctccagtccctgaggagcttcgggttgcggccctccgctcacctgctcctgtgtctgctccagtccctgtggagcctcgggttgcggccctcccctcacctgctcctgtgtctgctccattccctgaggagcctcgggttgcggccctaccctcacctgctcctgtgtctgctccagtccctgaggagcctcgggttgcggccctcccctcacctgatcctgtgtctgctccattccctgaggagcctcgggttgcggccctcccctcacctgctcctgtgtctgctccattccctgaggagcctcgggttgcagCCCTCCCCTCACCAATGTCTGCCCAGGTACAGGTACATTTTTATCAGAGCCATAAACACAAATATTGGcaattttattgtaaaaaaaaagttttatattcatgttttaaattactgtttgttttatttacagcaaaataA